The Streptomyces venezuelae genomic interval AGGGTGTCGCGGCCGCCCGGCGCGGAGAGGTCGAGGGTGATCGTCCGCTTGTTCCGGCCGAGGACCTTCCACCACAGGCCGACACCGTCCTTCGCGGGGCCGTGGCCGCGGGACGGATCGGGCTTGCGGGGGTGCTCGACCTTGACGACGTCGGCGCCGAAGTCCCCGAGCATCGTGGCCGCGAGCGGGCCGGCGAAGAGGGTCGCGAGGTCCAGGACACGCAGTCCGCGCAGGGGAGGCGCGGCCGGGGCGGGGGGCGTGGGGGCGTGCTGCGTGGTGGTCATGCGGGGTCGGCCTCCAGGTCGCCGAGGGAGCCGAAGGCCGCCTCGATCTCGGTCCGGTACGGCATCGAGGTCGACGCGCCCTCGCGCTGGACGGAGAGCGCGGCGGCGGCCTGCGCCCAGGCCAGCGCCTCCGGGACGGGGCGGCCCTCGCCGAGGGCGACCGCGAGGGCGCCGACGAAGGTGTCGCCGGCCGCGGTGGTGTCCACGGCCGTGACGCGGGGGGCGGGCACGGTGACCGGTTCGGCGCCGCGCGCCGCGTACAGGCTGCCGGACGCGCCCAGGGTGACGACGACCTCGGGGACGTCCCGCAGCAGGGCCTGGGCGGCGGCGCGCGGGTCGGTGTGCCCGGTGAGCGCGGCGGCCTCGTGCTCGTTGGGGACCAGCAGGTCGGTGGCGGCGAGGAGTTCGGGAGGGAGCTGCTGGGCCGGTGCGGGCGTGAGGACGGTGCGGACGCCGAGGCGGCGGGCGGTCGCGGCGCCCTCGGTGACGACGGAGAGGGGGAGTTCGAGCTGGAGGAGCAGGGTGTCGGCGGTGCCGATGAGGGCCTCGTCGCCGTGGCTGAGGGAGGTGACGGTGGCGTTGGCCCCGGGGACGACGACGATCGCGTTGCCGCCCTCGTCGTCGACGACGATGTGGGCGGTGCCGGAGGGGCCCTCGGCGGTGCGCAGGAGGTCGGTGTCGACGGCGCAGTGCTCCAGGTTGGTCCGGAGGCGTACGCCGAAGTCGTCCGCGCCGACCGCACCGATCATCGCCACCTCGGCGCCCGCGCGGGCGGCGGCGACGGCCTGGTTGGCGCCCTTGCCGCCGGGGACCGTGCGGAACGCGCGGCCGGTGACCGTCTCGCCGCGGGCGGGGGCCCTCGGTACGTAGGCGACGAGGTCCATGTTCGTGCTGCCGAGTACGACGATGCTGGTCATGGGCGTACAGCCTCCAGGTGTGTCAGTTCGGCCAGGGTGTCGAAGCCGATGCCGTCGAAGGACGGGACCGAGGTCGCGAGCCGGTTCTTGAGAGGGGCGGTCCACCGCTCGGGCAGCCGGTCGGGGTGACCGGCGAGCAGCCCGGCGACCGAACCGGCGGTGGCGCCGTTGGAGTCGGTGTCCCAGCCACCGGAGACCGCCGCGCAGACGGAGCGGGAGAAGTCGCCGTCG includes:
- the rbsK gene encoding ribokinase codes for the protein MTSIVVLGSTNMDLVAYVPRAPARGETVTGRAFRTVPGGKGANQAVAAARAGAEVAMIGAVGADDFGVRLRTNLEHCAVDTDLLRTAEGPSGTAHIVVDDEGGNAIVVVPGANATVTSLSHGDEALIGTADTLLLQLELPLSVVTEGAATARRLGVRTVLTPAPAQQLPPELLAATDLLVPNEHEAAALTGHTDPRAAAQALLRDVPEVVVTLGASGSLYAARGAEPVTVPAPRVTAVDTTAAGDTFVGALAVALGEGRPVPEALAWAQAAAALSVQREGASTSMPYRTEIEAAFGSLGDLEADPA